The following are encoded in a window of Variovorax paradoxus genomic DNA:
- a CDS encoding chaperone modulator CbpM: MANFSSVTTTTAIGVSHPLAANELARACGADTAWVVQLVEVGIVQVTTTDAPPERWEFSSNDLQCALEARRLERDFGVNLDAAALILDLQHEVRRLKAVLRANGVG, translated from the coding sequence ATGGCGAACTTTTCTTCCGTCACCACCACGACGGCCATCGGCGTCTCGCACCCGCTGGCCGCGAACGAACTGGCGCGCGCCTGCGGCGCCGACACCGCCTGGGTCGTGCAACTGGTCGAAGTGGGCATCGTGCAGGTCACCACGACCGACGCACCGCCCGAGCGCTGGGAGTTTTCGAGCAACGACCTGCAATGCGCGCTCGAAGCGCGTCGGCTCGAACGCGACTTCGGCGTGAACCTCGACGCCGCTGCGCTGATCCTCGACCTGCAGCACGAGGTGCGGCGGCTCAAGGCGGTGCTGCGCGCGAACGGCGTAGGCTGA
- a CDS encoding DnaJ C-terminal domain-containing protein: MEFKDYYSALGVERTASDDEVRKAYRKLARKYHPDVSKEPDAEQRMRDINEAKDVLGDKEKRAAYDALADRVARGGRPDGSFEPPPDWDTGYEFHRGPRQGPADHADFSEFFSSMFGDAERRGAARQNYRARGEDHHAAIEITLEDALNGAERELTLRAQTLDAQGRPQWQNRTLAVKIPPGVHPGQFIRLAEQGMPGHGGEPAGDLYLEVRIAPHTLYRVEERDLYMTLPITPAEAALGAQVQVPTPTGGVVEVTVPPNARGGMKLRLKGRGFAGKTPGDLYLLLEIALPPADSEAARNAYAQLAQATSSFNPRQHLGV; encoded by the coding sequence ATGGAATTCAAGGACTACTACAGCGCACTGGGCGTCGAACGCACCGCGTCCGACGACGAGGTGCGCAAGGCCTACCGCAAGCTCGCCCGCAAGTACCACCCCGACGTCAGCAAGGAGCCCGACGCCGAGCAGCGCATGCGCGACATCAACGAGGCCAAGGACGTGCTCGGCGACAAGGAGAAGCGCGCCGCCTACGACGCGCTGGCCGACCGTGTCGCGCGCGGTGGCCGGCCCGATGGCAGCTTCGAGCCGCCGCCCGACTGGGACACCGGCTACGAATTTCACCGCGGCCCGCGCCAAGGGCCGGCCGACCACGCCGACTTCAGCGAGTTCTTCTCGTCGATGTTCGGCGACGCCGAGCGGCGCGGGGCCGCGCGGCAGAACTACCGCGCACGCGGCGAAGACCACCATGCGGCCATCGAGATCACGCTCGAAGATGCGCTGAACGGCGCCGAGCGCGAGCTCACGCTGCGCGCCCAGACGCTCGACGCGCAGGGCCGACCGCAGTGGCAGAACCGCACGCTCGCCGTGAAGATCCCGCCCGGCGTGCACCCCGGCCAGTTCATTCGCCTCGCGGAGCAAGGCATGCCCGGCCACGGCGGCGAGCCGGCCGGCGACCTCTACCTCGAGGTGCGCATCGCGCCGCACACGCTGTACCGCGTGGAAGAGCGCGACCTGTACATGACGCTGCCCATCACCCCCGCCGAAGCCGCGCTGGGCGCGCAGGTGCAGGTGCCGACGCCCACCGGCGGCGTGGTCGAGGTCACCGTGCCGCCCAACGCACGCGGCGGCATGAAGCTGCGCCTCAAGGGCCGCGGCTTCGCAGGCAAGACGCCCGGCGACCTGTACCTGCTGCTCGAGATCGCGCTGCCGCCCGCCGACAGCGAGGCCGCACGCAACGCTTACGCGCAACTCGCGCAGGCGACCTCCTCGTTCAACCCCCGCCAGCACCTGGGAGTCTGA
- a CDS encoding histidine phosphatase family protein, with protein MSQATSSPFPVHAAHAATGIDLLNRLAAEQLLAPTCDHFYFLRHGQTGRNALRVFQAPDEPLSALGEQQAVLAAELLAGEPIGAIVCSDARRAFDTAHTVARALRLVPSAHENLRERNFGALIGTSSANIDWACEPEGGETLAQFVDRKREALAAALAAQPAPVLVVAHGGTLYALAALLGVAVDASIFGNAQPLRFSRAGPTWAVTPLQQRHADGGGAALA; from the coding sequence ATGTCCCAGGCCACCTCTTCCCCCTTCCCCGTCCATGCCGCCCATGCCGCCACTGGCATCGACCTGCTGAACCGCCTGGCCGCCGAGCAGTTGCTCGCCCCGACCTGCGACCACTTCTACTTTTTGCGCCACGGCCAGACCGGGCGCAACGCGCTGCGCGTGTTCCAGGCGCCCGACGAGCCGCTGAGCGCGCTCGGCGAGCAGCAAGCAGTGCTGGCGGCCGAGCTGCTGGCCGGCGAGCCGATCGGCGCCATCGTCTGCAGCGACGCGCGCCGCGCCTTCGACACCGCCCACACCGTGGCACGCGCCCTGCGCCTCGTACCCTCCGCGCACGAGAACCTGCGCGAGCGCAACTTCGGCGCGCTCATCGGCACCTCGTCGGCGAACATCGACTGGGCCTGCGAGCCCGAGGGCGGCGAGACGCTGGCGCAGTTCGTCGACCGCAAGCGCGAAGCGCTCGCCGCCGCGCTCGCCGCACAGCCCGCGCCGGTGCTGGTGGTGGCGCACGGCGGCACGCTCTATGCGCTGGCCGCGCTGCTGGGCGTTGCGGTCGATGCGAGCATCTTCGGCAACGCCCAGCCGTTGCGTTTTTCACGTGCCGGCCCCACATGGGCCGTGACGCCGCTGCAACAGCGGCACGCCGACGGCGGCGGGGCAGCGCTGGCCTGA